Proteins from one Ketobacter alkanivorans genomic window:
- a CDS encoding MATE family efflux transporter, with the protein MNKHPSRSPGHAPSYLHILQLTWPIILANSATPLLGLADTAIIGHTASPQHLGAIALGALLFNFVYWGFGFLRMSTTGFVAQAAGRDDNQAIVETTLRALLMGVLIGLGLMLLQWPLLHTALTLFGASDTVEYIAAHYFSIRIWGAPATLGTYALMGYLIGRGLSRTLLVVQLILNGLNITLDYLFAGYWDMGARGIALGTALSEWITFVIALLLVYRHQLSAARTHLNLRWRQLVVREKLIPVLKANGNLMIRTLFLLLGFAVFTDQSARFGDITLAANHILLQFISFSAFFLDGFAFASESLAGRALGKGQRESFLITIKRSTLLAAATALLLAAFILAFGDSLLALLTDLPDVQRAASSYLAWCALYVAVSFAAFQLDGLFIGTTTTAALRNASVLSTCSFLLLCYWLTAHYGNTGLWAAFIGFILLRAVFLGAAFGSITRRLDQTHP; encoded by the coding sequence ATGAACAAGCACCCAAGTCGCAGCCCGGGCCACGCCCCAAGCTATCTACATATTCTGCAATTAACCTGGCCTATCATTCTGGCCAACAGCGCCACGCCCCTGCTCGGCCTGGCGGACACCGCCATTATCGGCCATACCGCCAGCCCCCAGCACCTGGGCGCCATTGCCCTGGGCGCACTGTTGTTCAATTTTGTTTATTGGGGCTTCGGCTTCTTACGCATGAGCACCACCGGCTTTGTGGCTCAGGCTGCGGGCCGCGATGATAATCAAGCCATTGTGGAAACCACATTGCGCGCTCTACTGATGGGCGTTTTGATCGGCCTGGGACTGATGTTGTTGCAGTGGCCTCTGCTGCACACTGCCCTGACACTGTTCGGTGCCAGCGACACGGTGGAATACATAGCAGCACATTACTTTTCTATTCGCATCTGGGGCGCACCGGCCACCTTAGGCACCTACGCTTTGATGGGGTATTTGATTGGCCGGGGCCTAAGCCGAACGCTGCTGGTGGTGCAACTGATTCTGAACGGGCTCAATATCACCTTGGATTATCTGTTTGCCGGTTATTGGGATATGGGGGCTCGTGGCATTGCATTGGGCACAGCCCTGTCGGAATGGATCACATTTGTTATTGCACTGCTGCTGGTGTATCGACATCAACTAAGTGCTGCCCGCACCCATCTCAACCTGCGCTGGCGTCAACTTGTAGTACGAGAAAAACTGATACCGGTACTGAAAGCAAACGGCAACCTGATGATTCGCACCTTGTTTTTGTTATTAGGCTTTGCTGTATTCACCGACCAAAGCGCCCGGTTTGGCGACATTACCCTGGCAGCCAATCATATACTGCTCCAGTTTATCTCCTTCAGCGCATTTTTTCTGGATGGCTTTGCCTTTGCAAGCGAATCCCTGGCGGGGCGGGCTCTTGGCAAAGGTCAACGAGAGAGTTTCTTGATCACGATCAAGCGTTCGACACTCCTGGCCGCCGCAACCGCTCTATTATTGGCGGCATTCATTCTGGCATTCGGTGACAGCCTTCTGGCCTTACTTACAGACCTCCCGGACGTACAGCGCGCGGCATCCTCATATCTCGCCTGGTGCGCACTGTATGTGGCCGTATCGTTTGCTGCGTTTCAGTTAGACGGCTTGTTCATCGGCACTACCACCACCGCTGCGCTGCGCAATGCATCCGTGCTCTCCACCTGTAGTTTCCTTCTACTTTGCTATTGGTTAACAGCCCATTACGGTAACACCGGCCTGTGGGCTGCCTTTATCGGCTTTATTCTCTTGCGCGCGGTGTTTCTGGGAGCCGCCTTCGGCTCCATTACCCGCAGACTAGACCAAACACATCCTTAA
- a CDS encoding LysR family transcriptional regulator, with protein MKYTLRQLQVFLATAHFQNISKAANSLAMSQSAASSALSEMESQFDIQLFDRVGKRLQLNSLGHALRGQAEALLRQAEDLELALQQHSAVGHLKVGATLTIGNYLAIHIMSRFLQELPGAQVELDVANTAAIAAKVKNFELDVGLIEGEISDPELDIIPWMEDELVVFCAPDHPLATKKKLSEKDILNAQWILREQGSGTRQAFDWAMHGILPELTILLELQHTEAIKRAVEARLGIGCLSRVALKEAFSRGSLIPLLIPNRNLKRQFYFILHKQKYRDSSIDQWLTLCQSLYH; from the coding sequence ATGAAATACACCCTTAGGCAGCTACAGGTTTTTTTGGCCACCGCCCATTTCCAGAATATTTCCAAAGCTGCCAACAGCTTAGCCATGTCCCAATCCGCTGCCAGCAGCGCGCTATCTGAAATGGAGTCCCAGTTCGATATCCAGCTGTTCGACCGGGTCGGCAAGCGCCTGCAGCTGAACTCGCTCGGCCATGCTTTACGCGGGCAAGCGGAGGCATTGCTGCGACAGGCAGAGGATCTGGAGCTGGCCCTGCAACAACACTCGGCCGTTGGCCACTTGAAAGTAGGGGCCACCCTTACCATTGGTAACTATCTGGCAATACACATCATGAGCCGTTTTTTGCAGGAATTGCCCGGCGCACAGGTGGAACTGGATGTTGCCAACACGGCAGCCATAGCCGCCAAAGTAAAAAACTTCGAGCTGGATGTTGGTTTAATTGAAGGTGAGATTTCAGATCCAGAATTGGACATCATACCTTGGATGGAAGATGAGCTGGTGGTGTTTTGCGCCCCGGATCATCCATTGGCTACCAAGAAAAAGCTGTCGGAAAAAGACATCCTGAATGCCCAGTGGATTTTACGAGAACAAGGCTCGGGCACCCGGCAGGCTTTTGATTGGGCTATGCATGGTATCTTGCCTGAACTGACAATATTGCTGGAATTACAGCATACGGAAGCCATAAAAAGAGCCGTAGAGGCACGCCTGGGTATCGGTTGTCTATCCAGAGTAGCTCTGAAAGAAGCGTTCTCCCGAGGCAGCCTGATCCCGCTGCTGATACCAAACCGAAACCTGAAAAGGCAATTCTATTTTATATTGCACAAACAGAAATATCGCGACAGCAGCATAGACCAATGGTTAACGCTTTGTCAGTCATTATACCACTGA
- a CDS encoding arsenate reductase ArsC, translated as MNPRPARILFLCTHNRCRSILAEALTRHQGANYLIAASAGSSPEGQVHPDTLTNLRQRGVNIDGLHSKSWHEMAEFAPDYAVAVCQQAAGEACPTWMNNVPMVHWGLPDPSKITQSATERQQAFTDVMDTIEKKIAIWVGLLQADSSGLRFREAMDSQLARRSTQSRN; from the coding sequence ATGAACCCGAGACCAGCCCGGATACTGTTTCTTTGCACCCATAACCGCTGCCGCAGCATCCTGGCAGAAGCACTGACCCGTCATCAAGGCGCCAATTACCTGATCGCGGCCAGCGCTGGCAGCAGCCCAGAGGGTCAGGTTCATCCAGACACCCTGACCAACCTGCGGCAACGGGGTGTGAACATTGATGGCCTACACAGCAAATCCTGGCATGAGATGGCCGAGTTCGCTCCTGACTACGCCGTAGCGGTTTGCCAACAAGCGGCTGGAGAAGCTTGTCCAACCTGGATGAACAACGTTCCCATGGTGCATTGGGGCCTGCCCGATCCATCCAAAATCACTCAATCTGCCACCGAACGGCAACAGGCCTTTACGGATGTTATGGATACCATCGAGAAGAAAATAGCGATCTGGGTGGGATTGTTGCAAGCAGACAGCAGCGGATTGCGCTTTCGCGAAGCAATGGACAGTCAGCTGGCGCGACGCAGCACCCAATCGCGAAACTGA
- a CDS encoding DUF945 family protein, with amino-acid sequence MKKLAVYVVVITIGVLLSFPMVSGIKLKEAYLQRIGAMPKQPGVMLFSESYDRGWFRSSAVTRVELDLEQWLGAAEYTSEPINILVRSDFYHGPVLLTDLGLRFGLGYGSLSLSGSDVAGVEQALSEWMQAAPLTVRTLINLDQSAHTEITIAAYEADHGDDHIRFGGINASLITDANLTKFDGSMRVNASSVLTTGYVMDVAESSGSMSYQGKNPYTMVGETVFSFPSVSITGKEVSTVIQGLNLNSGTQLNQGKLDYFQTIEVDSVESPLPITSGRWHLEFTGLSPAGLEAWSDFSLQLQELSQAGQLPLDEAGEPELPPELEAKMEQIMQELLQPGLGFSQRLDVQALGTGHSAEMALSFVGLPGTTPLSQVEDPMQYLQAFKGDLDVELDEQSILQSPLADSLMPFVQQGLLMPQDGKLVMQVRLADGILLLNGSPVPIDALLQSAMAPETESDMEAETELAQ; translated from the coding sequence ATGAAGAAATTAGCGGTTTACGTGGTGGTTATCACGATTGGGGTGTTGCTGAGCTTTCCAATGGTCTCTGGTATTAAGTTGAAAGAGGCTTATTTGCAGCGCATTGGCGCAATGCCGAAACAGCCGGGGGTGATGCTGTTCAGTGAATCCTACGACAGGGGATGGTTTCGCTCAAGTGCGGTGACCCGGGTGGAGTTGGATCTGGAGCAATGGCTGGGGGCCGCGGAATATACCAGCGAGCCGATAAACATTCTGGTGCGCTCTGATTTTTATCATGGCCCAGTGCTGCTGACAGATTTGGGGCTGAGGTTTGGGTTGGGTTACGGTTCCCTTTCTTTGTCGGGGTCAGATGTTGCCGGGGTTGAGCAGGCTTTGTCTGAGTGGATGCAGGCCGCTCCGCTGACTGTTCGTACTTTGATCAATTTGGATCAGTCTGCGCACACCGAAATCACCATTGCAGCATATGAAGCGGATCATGGCGACGATCACATTCGCTTTGGTGGTATCAATGCCAGCCTCATTACCGATGCCAATCTTACCAAATTCGATGGTTCTATGCGGGTGAATGCCAGCAGTGTTCTGACCACGGGATACGTTATGGATGTGGCTGAGTCGTCTGGGTCGATGAGTTATCAGGGCAAAAATCCCTACACTATGGTCGGTGAGACCGTGTTTAGTTTCCCCAGTGTGTCTATCACGGGGAAGGAGGTATCCACCGTAATACAGGGCTTGAACCTTAATAGTGGAACCCAGTTGAATCAGGGTAAGTTGGATTACTTTCAGACGATTGAGGTCGACAGCGTGGAATCTCCGCTGCCGATCACCTCTGGCCGCTGGCATCTGGAATTTACTGGGCTGTCTCCTGCGGGGTTGGAAGCCTGGTCTGACTTTTCTCTGCAGCTTCAGGAGCTGAGCCAGGCCGGACAGTTGCCATTGGATGAAGCGGGTGAGCCGGAGCTGCCCCCTGAACTGGAAGCCAAAATGGAGCAGATAATGCAAGAGTTACTGCAGCCGGGCTTGGGTTTTTCGCAGCGGCTTGATGTGCAGGCTCTGGGTACAGGGCACAGTGCAGAGATGGCGTTAAGTTTTGTTGGTTTGCCTGGAACGACACCCCTTTCGCAAGTAGAAGATCCGATGCAGTATTTACAGGCTTTCAAAGGGGATCTGGATGTGGAACTGGACGAACAGTCTATATTGCAAAGCCCGCTTGCTGATTCTTTGATGCCTTTTGTGCAGCAAGGGTTGTTGATGCCGCAGGACGGCAAGCTCGTCATGCAGGTAAGGCTGGCGGATGGCATATTGCTATTAAATGGCAGCCCTGTGCCGATTGATGCGTTGCTGCAGTCTGCCATGGCGCCGGAAACTGAGTCTGACATGGAGGCAGAAACCGAACTGGCACAGTAA
- a CDS encoding EAL domain-containing protein translates to MLLAGFFLASFSLYAATSQADEPNYDYYNLNAFLSYVIDDGKELLPSDALAQSEWVRNTGGEVLNFGFVDYAVWLKLSLDLTTYQSNRWHLVIPYPLLQDVEVFAFSEQSRKLLWRSNLREIRQDPKTFRSNNINFPIPDELSGKVDFLLRIESTTSLQMPVELWTVEYLVARQNMEALLWGLYFGVIVALLLYNSFLFISMGDKTYGYYVMTLVSLVMLMLAISGLGARYLWANPELTGYVLPVSACLALFWLLCFSLSFLSNDCLKPWLRLAMKAMCVGNLLVAGYVMYAPESGAFLAGCVGVISMVLVLVAGVGSLFSGVEIARYFVFATAAFVLGTSLYLANIFGWVAPSRLTNHAFQGGSMLEALLFSFALAHRIKEERRHKLIAMEKMKAAQYATVQVQEQALEQALHDPITKFPNDAFLLNRLGELIDHRSGCDSFALVLFSFPQFKEISSSMGRRLAEDLFSKVAIRVNSELCGDIQSIAVETSQRFFVSVTEFGSLAFLVKMGEGYRSVHDFVDHLMHLRETAFDVGGMSTRLKAFCGIATYPRHGDRADLLVQHASAARDYCSRTPEDVTIYSSDIDAYGRRRLAIVGELINAISARDLELYLQPQFDCRSNRLCGAEVLLRWNSEKFGVVSPVEFIEVAEEAGLMPELTRFVIEESFTVLRSFNENGHILTLSINLSIQNLMEAKLISFVTAMADKYMINLSEVVFEVTETTTSDNFETVIENLNQLASTGCSIALDDYGTGYSSLAYLSRLPIHELKIDRSFISQMGRNDSDYRIVENTVKLARALQIQTVAEGVEDQDTLTSVTRLGCDRVQGFHLAKPMPVSQFRDWVLRRAS, encoded by the coding sequence TTGCTGCTTGCTGGTTTTTTTCTAGCCAGTTTTTCGTTGTATGCAGCGACATCACAGGCAGATGAGCCCAATTACGACTACTACAATCTAAATGCATTTCTTAGCTATGTTATTGATGATGGTAAGGAATTGCTGCCGAGTGATGCGTTGGCGCAGTCGGAGTGGGTGCGAAATACCGGCGGTGAAGTACTCAACTTCGGTTTTGTGGATTACGCCGTCTGGTTGAAACTGAGCCTGGATTTAACAACGTATCAGTCGAATCGCTGGCATTTGGTTATTCCTTATCCATTGTTGCAGGATGTCGAAGTGTTTGCGTTTTCCGAGCAATCTCGGAAGCTGTTGTGGCGCAGTAACCTGCGTGAGATACGCCAGGATCCCAAAACGTTCCGCTCCAATAATATTAATTTCCCTATTCCTGATGAATTGTCCGGAAAGGTGGATTTTCTATTACGCATTGAATCCACAACCTCGCTGCAAATGCCGGTGGAACTCTGGACTGTAGAATACCTGGTTGCCCGGCAGAACATGGAAGCGTTGCTGTGGGGGCTGTATTTTGGCGTGATAGTAGCGCTCTTGCTGTATAACAGTTTTTTGTTTATCTCCATGGGCGACAAGACCTATGGTTATTATGTGATGACGTTGGTGTCATTGGTGATGCTGATGCTTGCTATATCCGGGCTAGGGGCGCGTTATTTGTGGGCTAACCCCGAGCTTACCGGCTACGTGCTGCCGGTTTCGGCCTGTTTGGCCCTGTTCTGGCTGCTGTGTTTCTCCCTCAGTTTTTTGAGCAACGACTGCCTCAAGCCATGGTTGCGTTTGGCAATGAAAGCCATGTGTGTGGGCAATTTGCTGGTTGCAGGTTATGTGATGTATGCACCAGAGTCGGGGGCATTCCTGGCAGGCTGTGTGGGTGTGATCTCCATGGTGCTGGTGTTGGTTGCAGGCGTCGGATCATTGTTTTCCGGCGTAGAGATTGCCCGTTATTTTGTGTTTGCCACAGCGGCTTTTGTGTTGGGGACAAGCCTGTATCTGGCCAATATTTTTGGCTGGGTTGCGCCTTCGCGGTTAACCAATCATGCTTTTCAGGGGGGCTCCATGTTGGAGGCGCTTTTGTTTTCGTTTGCCCTGGCCCATAGAATTAAAGAAGAGCGCCGTCACAAGCTGATCGCCATGGAGAAGATGAAAGCGGCCCAGTATGCCACCGTGCAGGTGCAGGAGCAGGCGCTGGAACAGGCCCTGCATGATCCCATTACCAAGTTTCCGAATGATGCTTTTCTGTTAAACCGATTGGGTGAGTTGATCGATCACCGATCGGGGTGCGATTCCTTTGCTTTAGTGCTGTTTTCATTTCCTCAATTCAAGGAAATATCTTCATCGATGGGGCGTCGTCTTGCGGAGGATTTGTTTTCCAAAGTGGCGATTCGCGTTAACAGCGAATTATGCGGGGACATCCAGTCCATAGCCGTTGAAACATCGCAGCGCTTTTTTGTTTCAGTCACTGAATTTGGTAGCTTGGCTTTTTTAGTGAAAATGGGAGAGGGCTATCGATCGGTACATGACTTTGTCGATCACCTGATGCACTTGCGCGAAACAGCCTTTGATGTAGGGGGTATGTCGACCCGACTGAAAGCATTTTGCGGTATCGCCACCTATCCCAGACACGGCGACAGAGCGGATCTGCTGGTGCAGCATGCCAGTGCCGCCAGGGACTATTGTTCCCGCACGCCGGAGGATGTCACTATCTACAGTTCCGATATTGATGCATACGGTCGGCGTCGTTTGGCCATTGTAGGTGAGCTGATCAATGCGATTTCTGCCCGAGATCTGGAGTTGTATCTGCAACCGCAGTTTGACTGTCGATCCAATCGTTTGTGCGGAGCGGAAGTGCTGTTGCGTTGGAATAGCGAGAAGTTTGGTGTGGTGTCCCCTGTTGAGTTTATCGAGGTGGCCGAAGAGGCCGGGTTGATGCCTGAGCTGACCCGGTTTGTTATCGAGGAATCGTTTACCGTATTGCGCAGTTTTAATGAGAACGGGCATATCCTTACGTTGAGTATTAACCTTTCAATTCAGAACCTGATGGAAGCGAAACTGATTTCATTTGTCACCGCTATGGCCGATAAATATATGATTAACCTGTCAGAGGTGGTGTTCGAGGTTACTGAAACCACCACCAGTGATAATTTTGAAACGGTGATAGAAAACCTGAACCAGCTGGCCTCGACGGGTTGCAGTATCGCACTGGATGATTACGGAACTGGCTATTCGTCGTTGGCTTATCTGAGCCGGTTACCGATACATGAGCTTAAAATAGACCGCAGTTTTATAAGCCAGATGGGGCGTAACGACAGCGATTATCGAATCGTGGAAAACACCGTGAAGCTGGCGCGGGCGTTGCAGATACAGACTGTCGCAGAAGGCGTGGAAGACCAGGACACCCTGACCAGTGTAACCCGCTTGGGTTGTGATCGGGTACAAGGCTTCCATCTGGCCAAGCCCATGCCGGTATCTCAGTTTCGCGATTGGGTGCTGCGTCGCGCCAGCTGA
- a CDS encoding PilZ domain-containing protein, whose translation MSTLHGEYRRHERTTIKTPVSVNLDDNGLSSSTRDVSESGLSIAKPAELQLKPGQTVNVTFDRLANFSVPATIIRVSDNQIGLALDHIRFSEQDISGIIQTAPWYQRTKVAIKRGFWKNTRRMAVLLTNTILRKALLRLIKPSYIFAVYGNEKDVGTYYTPFMSKLIPPLMIGSVIRNRNRTGIMVASKFYEHELADDSAKVKTYLQQLQEEFPHINTIALVGRLPNFVMKAGQEIEPPYVDGSMGTRYMIWDIGRQMQMRPQYKHENVITVLGGAGRIGNLVCEDLTRVYRTVIAFDPRYTKQEEVYTPIGKIIRSGDPAILDNCKLFIGLTHHGDAIRDLKAHLPAGSLVADDTHPCISMEARQELQVMGVDVEKIVLFHEEFSMWPRMPGWNNRAIPGCLVEALVLLEQEDADVKDFDSFCKTAQQIGFQGQLIPPLDE comes from the coding sequence ATGAGCACGCTACACGGAGAGTATCGTCGCCACGAGCGCACGACTATCAAAACCCCTGTATCCGTTAACCTTGATGATAACGGCCTCAGCAGCAGCACCAGAGATGTCTCAGAAAGCGGCTTATCCATAGCCAAACCTGCAGAGCTGCAACTAAAACCAGGGCAAACGGTGAATGTAACCTTCGACCGTTTAGCCAATTTCTCTGTACCTGCAACCATTATCCGAGTGTCAGACAACCAGATCGGCCTAGCGCTGGATCACATTCGCTTTTCTGAACAGGACATCAGCGGAATCATCCAAACCGCCCCTTGGTATCAACGCACCAAAGTGGCCATTAAGCGGGGCTTCTGGAAAAACACAAGACGTATGGCGGTGCTGCTTACCAACACCATTTTGCGCAAAGCCTTATTGCGACTGATTAAACCATCTTATATCTTCGCCGTTTACGGTAACGAAAAAGATGTAGGAACCTATTACACACCGTTCATGAGCAAACTGATTCCTCCGTTGATGATCGGCAGTGTCATCCGCAATCGCAACCGCACAGGGATTATGGTGGCATCCAAGTTCTACGAGCACGAACTGGCTGACGATTCCGCCAAGGTGAAAACCTATCTGCAGCAATTGCAGGAGGAGTTCCCGCACATCAATACCATCGCACTTGTTGGCAGGTTGCCCAACTTTGTGATGAAGGCAGGTCAGGAGATCGAACCGCCATATGTGGATGGCTCCATGGGCACCCGTTACATGATTTGGGATATCGGCAGGCAAATGCAAATGCGCCCCCAATACAAACATGAGAACGTAATAACCGTGCTGGGTGGCGCTGGGCGCATTGGCAATCTGGTGTGTGAAGACTTAACCCGAGTCTACCGCACAGTTATCGCCTTTGACCCCCGCTACACCAAGCAGGAAGAAGTGTACACACCCATTGGAAAAATCATTCGCAGCGGTGACCCCGCCATCTTGGATAACTGCAAATTGTTCATAGGCCTGACCCACCATGGCGATGCCATCAGGGATCTGAAAGCACACCTGCCTGCGGGTTCTTTGGTGGCAGACGACACCCACCCCTGTATCAGCATGGAAGCTCGCCAAGAGCTTCAGGTTATGGGGGTTGACGTGGAAAAGATCGTGCTATTTCACGAGGAGTTTTCCATGTGGCCAAGAATGCCGGGCTGGAACAACCGAGCCATACCAGGCTGCCTGGTGGAAGCATTGGTACTGCTGGAACAAGAGGATGCCGACGTGAAGGATTTCGACAGTTTCTGTAAAACGGCTCAGCAGATCGGCTTCCAGGGTCAGTTGATCCCACCTCTGGATGAATAA
- a CDS encoding bifunctional GNAT family N-acetyltransferase/carbon-nitrogen hydrolase family protein: MASKNTLSDPKNQIVIRNATTADASAICDLSSRVYASTGMYGYSEGAVTGQINHFPQGQFVIVIGDKIVGYCATFRIGEDLALKKHNWTEITGNGYASRHDPDGDWLYGMEVAIDPEYRGYRLGQRLYNERKKLCQSLGLKGIVFGGRLPSLSNRLKRFGSVEEYVEQVIQKKQRDQVLSFQLHNGFEVIGIIPHYLDADVQSMGYAVHLMWRNPMVAVEEPTTNKKKYGGRVPDSVRIGSVQYMQRRVHTFDEFLSIVEYFVDVVADYKGDFVVFPELFALQLLSIEDQALSPMESMEALTKYTPAFKEALRDMSIRYNINIIGGSHPTIMPNGRVENIAYIFLRDGTIHEQPKIHPTPNEVYWWNIEGGNTLKAIETDCGPIGVLICYDSEFPELARHLTDQGISILFVPFCTDERQSYLRVRYCCQARAVENQIYVVMSGNVGNLPKVNNMDIQYAQSCILTPCDFPFARDGIAADTTPNVEMIAFADLRPETLMMARNNGTVKNLQDRRHDLYSLNWRGK; encoded by the coding sequence ATGGCCTCCAAAAACACGCTTTCCGACCCAAAAAACCAAATTGTAATCCGTAATGCCACCACCGCAGATGCCAGCGCTATCTGCGATCTGAGCAGCCGGGTGTATGCCAGCACTGGCATGTACGGTTACTCGGAAGGTGCCGTTACCGGCCAGATCAACCATTTCCCCCAAGGGCAATTTGTCATCGTAATTGGTGACAAAATCGTAGGCTACTGTGCAACCTTTCGCATCGGAGAAGATCTGGCGCTGAAGAAACATAACTGGACAGAAATCACCGGTAATGGCTATGCCTCTCGTCATGATCCGGATGGAGACTGGCTGTATGGCATGGAGGTGGCTATTGATCCCGAGTATCGGGGGTATCGACTGGGCCAACGGCTATACAATGAACGCAAAAAGCTGTGCCAAAGCCTGGGGTTGAAAGGCATCGTATTTGGTGGTCGCTTGCCCTCACTATCCAATCGGCTGAAGCGTTTTGGCAGCGTGGAAGAGTACGTTGAGCAGGTCATTCAGAAGAAGCAACGGGATCAAGTGCTCTCATTCCAGCTGCACAATGGCTTTGAAGTGATCGGCATCATTCCTCACTATCTTGATGCGGATGTGCAGTCCATGGGCTACGCCGTTCATCTGATGTGGCGCAACCCCATGGTGGCCGTAGAAGAACCCACCACCAACAAGAAAAAGTATGGCGGTCGAGTTCCCGATTCCGTTCGCATTGGCTCGGTTCAATACATGCAGCGGCGAGTACACACGTTCGATGAGTTTCTGTCGATCGTTGAGTATTTTGTAGATGTGGTGGCGGACTATAAGGGCGACTTTGTGGTGTTCCCTGAACTGTTTGCCCTGCAACTGTTATCCATAGAGGATCAGGCGCTGTCACCCATGGAATCCATGGAAGCACTGACCAAGTACACCCCGGCATTCAAAGAAGCATTACGCGACATGTCGATCCGCTACAATATCAACATCATCGGCGGCTCCCACCCCACCATCATGCCCAACGGTCGAGTGGAAAACATCGCTTATATCTTCCTGCGGGATGGCACCATTCACGAACAACCCAAGATTCACCCCACACCGAATGAGGTTTACTGGTGGAATATTGAGGGCGGCAACACACTGAAAGCCATCGAAACGGATTGCGGCCCCATCGGCGTGCTGATCTGCTACGACTCTGAGTTTCCTGAACTGGCTCGCCATCTGACCGATCAGGGTATCTCCATCCTGTTCGTGCCATTTTGTACCGACGAACGCCAAAGCTATCTGCGGGTGCGTTACTGCTGCCAGGCTCGCGCGGTAGAAAACCAGATCTACGTGGTGATGTCCGGTAACGTGGGCAACTTGCCCAAAGTGAACAACATGGACATTCAGTATGCCCAAAGCTGTATTCTAACCCCCTGCGATTTTCCCTTCGCCCGGGATGGTATCGCTGCCGACACCACCCCCAACGTAGAGATGATTGCATTCGCGGACTTGCGCCCTGAAACATTGATGATGGCGCGTAACAACGGCACCGTTAAAAATCTACAGGATCGTCGCCACGACCTTTACAGTTTGAACTGGCGGGGCAAGTAA
- a CDS encoding ferredoxin--NADP reductase, whose translation MANLITERVTSVHHWNDTLFSFTTSRDPGFRFKNGHFTMIGLQNEGRPLMRAYSIVSANYESELEFFSIKVQDGPLTSKLQHLQVGDEVFVSTKPTGTLIVDHLIPGRNLYLLSTGTGLAPFMSIIKDPEVYEAYDKIILTHGVRHVEDLAYEDYITQELISNEYFGDVIRDKLIYYPTVTREAFRNQGRLTDLMASGKLFSDVGLPDMHPDHDRFMLCGSPSMLKDTCRILEERGFHEARHGDQGHYVIERAFVEK comes from the coding sequence ATGGCTAATCTAATTACCGAACGTGTCACCAGTGTCCATCACTGGAATGATACGCTGTTCAGTTTTACCACCAGCCGAGATCCAGGTTTTCGATTCAAGAACGGCCACTTCACCATGATAGGTCTGCAGAATGAAGGGCGTCCGCTGATGCGTGCTTACAGTATTGTGAGTGCGAACTACGAATCTGAGTTGGAGTTTTTCAGCATCAAGGTGCAGGATGGCCCGTTGACCTCCAAGTTACAGCATCTACAAGTCGGGGATGAAGTGTTTGTCAGCACCAAGCCCACAGGCACTTTGATTGTGGATCATTTGATTCCTGGCCGTAACCTGTATCTGCTCAGCACCGGTACGGGGTTGGCGCCGTTTATGAGCATTATTAAAGATCCCGAAGTGTATGAAGCCTATGACAAAATCATTCTGACTCACGGTGTGCGTCATGTTGAGGATCTGGCGTATGAGGATTACATCACCCAAGAGCTAATCAGCAATGAGTATTTTGGTGATGTGATTCGTGACAAACTGATTTATTACCCAACGGTTACCCGTGAAGCATTCCGTAATCAGGGGCGGCTTACCGACTTGATGGCCAGTGGTAAGTTATTCAGCGATGTGGGGTTGCCGGACATGCACCCGGATCACGATCGTTTCATGTTGTGTGGCAGCCCCAGCATGTTGAAAGATACCTGCAGGATTCTGGAGGAGCGAGGTTTCCACGAAGCCCGCCACGGTGACCAGGGTCACTATGTGATTGAGCGGGCTTTCGTGGAAAAGTAG